The following coding sequences are from one Cygnus atratus isolate AKBS03 ecotype Queensland, Australia chromosome 15, CAtr_DNAZoo_HiC_assembly, whole genome shotgun sequence window:
- the TNFRSF17 gene encoding tumor necrosis factor receptor superfamily member 17 translates to MAHCPNNEYFDNLVLSCKPCHLRCSGTPPPSCENYCDKSTDSGGVLWICLGFGVILMLTLFTLMVLFKWKRLKQLKEKLKNTGSSVELNDVLKANTESSVQTDGIRHSLQSETLMYSVEECTCSDCGLVKPQTGCETSFPLPATEEGATVLVTTKSFDYCNYILGAACL, encoded by the exons ATGGCACACTGCCCTAACAATGAATACTTTGATAATCTGGTGCTCTCTTGTAAGCCTTGTCATCTTCGATGTTCTGGTACGCCACCACCTTCATGTGAAAACTACTGTGATAAGA GTACTGATTCAGGTGGAGTTCTTTGGATTTGTTTGGGCTTTGGAGTAATTTTAATGCTCACTTTATTCACATTAATGGTCTTGTTTAAGTGGAAGCGCCTAAAGcaactaaaagaaaaactgaaaaacacag GCTCTTCTGTGGAGCTGAATGATGTTCTGAAGGCTAATACAGAAAGCAGTGTGCAGACAGATGGAATTAGACACTCACTTCAAAGTGAAACATTAATGTATTCAGTGGAGGAATGCACTTGTAGTGACTGTGGCTTGGTAAAACCTCAGACTGGCTGTGAAACTTCATTTCCATTACCAGCTACAGAAGAAGGAGCTACTGTTCTAGTCACAACAAAATCCTTTGATTACTGCAACTATATTCTGGGTGCTGCGTGTCTATGA